Proteins co-encoded in one Quercus robur chromosome 8, dhQueRobu3.1, whole genome shotgun sequence genomic window:
- the LOC126695486 gene encoding uncharacterized protein LOC126695486 codes for MATLYSTITTHKLSPHAKPITESKKTNFSPTVFSTQLFTNKSKSNPPNNLSFSTQKRRNWVIESVTEDREVVPVKNKLAEDQESRLLLNGSDEFQPLSPSEGREEEQGDDDFDRLVSKAINATIVLGFGTFAVTKLLTIDLDYWHGWTLYEILRYAPEHNWIAYEQALKANPVLSKMAISGIVYSVGDWIAQCYEGKPLFEFDRTRMFRSGLVGFTLHGSLSHYYYQFCEALFPFQDWWVVPAKVAFDQTVWAAIWNSIYFVFLGFLRFESPTNIYNELKTTFWPMLTAGWKLWPFAHLITYGVIPVEQRLLWVDCVELIWVTILSTYSNEKSESRISEVSSKANPTSSSSSPPKE; via the exons CCCATCACAGAATCCAAGAAAACCAACTTCTCTCCAACTGTCTTCTCCACCCAACTCTTCACCAACAAGTCCAAGTCCAACCCACCAAATAATTTGAGCTTCTCAACCCAGAAAAGAAGGAACTGGGTCATTGAGTCAGTCACAGAGGACAGAGAGGTGGTTCCAGTGAAGAATAAACTTGCTGAGGACCAAGAAAGCCGCTTGTTGCTTAATGGGTCTGACGAATTTCAGCCTCTTTCTCCATCTgagggaagagaagaagaacaGGGTGATGATGATTTCGATAGGTTGGTTAGTAAAGCTATCAATGCTACTATTGTGCTTGGATTTGGGACCTTTGCTGTCACCAAGTTGCTCACCATTGACCTTGATTACTGGCAT GGATGGACCCTTTATGAGATACTGAGGTATGCACCTGAACACAATTGGATTGCCTATGAACAAGCTCTCAAAGCAAACCCTGTTTTATCCAAAATGGCGATAAGTGGGATTGTGTACTCTGTAGGAGATTGGATTGCCCAA TGTTATGAAGGAAAGCCGCTTTTTGAGTTTGACCGGACACGCATGTTTAGATCAGGCTTAGTTGGGTTTACTCTCCATGGATCCCTTTCTCATTATTACTACCAATTTTGTGAG GCTCTTTTTCCTTTCCAAGATTGGTGGGTGGTCCCTGCTAAAGTTGCCTTTGACCAAACAGTGTGGGCGGCAATTTGGAACAGCatctattttgtgtttttggggtTCCTACGTTTTGAATCCCCTACCAATATATATAATGAACTAAAGACGACATTTTGGCCCATGCTGACT GCAGGGTGGAAGCTTTGGCCATTTGCCCATTTGATAACCTATGGTGTTATCCCTGTTGAACAAAGGCTTCTCTGGGTGGACTGTGTGGAGCTCATCTGGGTTACCATACTCTCAAC TTATTCAAATGAGAAATCAGAATCACGAATATCTGAAGTATCATCAAAAGCAAATCCTACTTCTTCATCAAGCAGTCCTCCTAAG GAGTAA
- the LOC126695488 gene encoding putative cell wall protein yields the protein MAKKTSSVLLAQLFIVIILLAIAGQAFAGRHVSNSKNVDMKQPEWLISDGSVLIPGIGRVTLPPFYKQLPFDPYITPIGNSGNNIPGVEAPNPGPGGSPAPNHL from the coding sequence ATGGCTAAGAAAACCAGTTCAGTTCTCCTTGCTCAGCTTTTCATAGTCATTATCTTGCTTGCAATAGCTGGTCAAGCTTTTGCTGGACGTCATGTCTCAAACTCCAAGAATGTTGATATGAAACAGCCTGAGTGGTTGATTTCAGATGGCAGTGTGCTCATTCCTGGCATTGGGCGGGTGACATTGCCACCATTTTATAAACAATTGCCTTTTGATCCATACATTACACCCATTGGCAACAGTGGAAACAATATTCCAGGGGTTGAGGCCCCAAATCCTGGCCCTGGTGGCAGTCCAGCACCAAACCATCTATAA